The proteins below come from a single Staphylococcus sp. MI 10-1553 genomic window:
- a CDS encoding zinc-finger domain-containing protein, translated as MLTDSEKKAIASIDQLSQQYCEHCLVKAHLRKTKGKTQAHHFCINACSIGKQIQQLGNELQ; from the coding sequence GTGCTAACAGACTCTGAGAAGAAGGCCATTGCTTCAATCGATCAATTGTCTCAACAATATTGTGAACACTGCTTGGTTAAAGCACACCTTCGAAAAACAAAAGGGAAAACGCAAGCACATCACTTCTGTATCAATGCGTGTTCAATCGGCAAACAAATTCAACAATTAGGCAATGAGCTACAATGA
- a CDS encoding PTS sugar transporter subunit IIA, whose product MFKKLFGKSEEANKEIQVYAPMTGEYVKIEDIPDPVFAQKMMGDGFGIRPTEGKVVSPIDGVVDNVFPTKHAIGLKADNGLEVLVHIGLDTVQLNGDGFETLVNSGDTVKVGDALVTFDVDYIDQHAKSIVSPVIITNTDQTAAIDIQQAAQLNKGETSVIEVTMK is encoded by the coding sequence ATGTTTAAGAAATTATTCGGAAAAAGTGAAGAAGCAAATAAGGAAATTCAGGTTTATGCACCAATGACTGGAGAATATGTCAAAATTGAAGACATTCCAGACCCTGTTTTTGCTCAAAAAATGATGGGTGACGGTTTTGGCATACGTCCAACTGAAGGTAAAGTCGTTTCTCCAATTGATGGTGTGGTCGACAATGTTTTCCCAACCAAACATGCGATTGGTTTAAAAGCAGACAATGGTTTAGAGGTCCTTGTTCATATCGGTTTAGACACTGTTCAATTAAATGGTGACGGTTTTGAAACATTAGTCAATAGTGGGGATACGGTAAAAGTAGGCGACGCACTCGTTACATTTGACGTTGATTATATTGACCAACACGCAAAATCTATCGTATCACCTGTTATCATTACAAATACAGATCAAACAGCAGCCATTGATATTCAACAAGCAGCGCAACTGAACAAAGGCGAGACATCAGTGATTGAAGTGACAATGAAATAA
- a CDS encoding DegV family protein has protein sequence MQQRIIVTDSTSDLDHAFLKQHNVHIVPLSVTINGESYEDQKDISSESFSQYLGDSSYDFKTSQPPIGRFVETYEKLGQTGAEIISIHLSSGLSGTYQTAVQASEMVDAKVTVIDSKSISFGLGYQLQNAIRWVEEGVPTEEIVSKLQNLQKNIKLYVIIGQLDQLIKGGRISKAKGLIGNLMKIKPIGLLIDGKLEMIHNARTQNACIKYVLKDLKPFVGDTSIKSIGISHAKAKDFMDKFKEKLDETFTVQNFDFGHTTPVISTHTGAGAIGLVVLKHSSDS, from the coding sequence ATGCAACAACGTATTATTGTTACAGATTCTACATCTGACCTAGATCACGCTTTTCTGAAGCAACACAATGTCCATATTGTTCCGTTGAGTGTTACAATTAACGGAGAATCTTATGAGGATCAAAAGGACATTTCATCTGAGTCTTTTTCACAATATTTAGGAGACAGTAGCTATGATTTTAAAACGAGCCAACCTCCAATTGGAAGATTTGTAGAAACATATGAAAAGCTAGGTCAAACCGGCGCTGAAATTATCAGTATTCATCTTTCATCGGGTTTAAGTGGCACGTATCAAACCGCTGTACAAGCGAGTGAAATGGTTGACGCTAAAGTGACAGTCATTGATTCTAAATCGATTTCTTTCGGCTTAGGCTATCAACTTCAAAATGCGATTCGCTGGGTTGAAGAAGGCGTTCCAACAGAGGAAATTGTCTCAAAACTTCAAAACTTACAAAAAAACATTAAGCTTTACGTTATTATCGGTCAATTAGATCAGCTCATCAAAGGTGGCCGTATTAGTAAAGCAAAAGGTTTAATTGGTAACCTCATGAAAATCAAGCCAATAGGTTTATTGATTGACGGCAAACTAGAAATGATTCATAATGCGCGTACACAAAACGCTTGTATTAAATATGTACTCAAAGATTTAAAACCGTTTGTTGGTGATACATCCATTAAATCTATTGGTATTTCACACGCAAAAGCAAAAGATTTCATGGATAAATTTAAGGAAAAATTAGATGAAACTTTTACTGTTCAAAATTTTGATTTCGGACATACCACACCAGTGATTTCGACGCATACAGGTGCGGGTGCCATTGGTTTAGTTGTCCTTAAACATTCATCTGATTCATAA
- the brxA gene encoding bacilliredoxin BrxA translates to MNAYDAYMKELAAQMRSELTQNGFESLESEDSVSQYMDNVKDKDTTFVVINSTCGCAAGLARPAAVAVAEQNENKPTNKVTVFAGQDKEATAKMREYIQQVPSSPSFALFKGSELVHFMPREHIEGRDINDIAMDIKDAFDTHCRA, encoded by the coding sequence ATGAACGCATATGATGCATATATGAAAGAACTCGCTGCTCAAATGAGAAGCGAATTGACACAAAATGGTTTTGAAAGTTTAGAAAGTGAAGATTCCGTTTCACAATATATGGACAATGTAAAAGATAAAGATACGACATTTGTTGTCATTAATTCAACATGTGGCTGTGCAGCTGGTTTAGCACGTCCAGCAGCTGTCGCCGTAGCAGAACAAAATGAAAATAAACCAACGAATAAAGTCACTGTTTTTGCAGGTCAAGATAAAGAAGCGACTGCCAAAATGCGTGAATACATTCAACAAGTGCCTTCAAGTCCTTCGTTCGCATTATTCAAAGGGTCTGAGTTAGTTCACTTTATGCCACGTGAACATATCGAGGGCCGTGATATAAATGATATCGCAATGGACATTAAAGACGCATTCGATACACATTGTCGTGCATAA
- a CDS encoding 5'-3' exonuclease: protein MTHKLLLIDGMALLFRHFYATSVHKNFMRNTNGTPTNGTQGFVRHVYSAIRDVEPTHVAVCWDMGKATFRNDMFDGYKQNRPAPPEELIPQFDHVQHISESLGFLNIGVENYEADDVIGTLTHAYAESPDHEVYVITGDRDLLQCVSDNVFVWLIKKGFTEYSKYDRARFESEYQLEPPQLIDVKAFMGDTADGYPGVKGIGEKTAIKLIQQYGSVEKVIANMSQLTPGQQKKIVQDMHNLRLSKQLAAIELNVPLSIDTLFEEMAHHVELNHVLAVLDQHELFVSKRFVQNL, encoded by the coding sequence ATGACACACAAACTTTTATTAATTGATGGCATGGCGTTATTATTTCGTCATTTTTATGCAACGAGTGTACACAAAAATTTTATGCGCAATACGAACGGCACACCGACAAACGGCACGCAAGGCTTTGTGAGACATGTTTACAGTGCAATTCGAGATGTTGAACCGACGCACGTTGCAGTATGTTGGGATATGGGGAAAGCCACCTTCCGTAATGACATGTTTGACGGTTATAAACAAAATCGGCCTGCACCACCTGAAGAACTTATCCCGCAATTCGACCATGTCCAACATATATCTGAATCGCTAGGCTTTTTAAATATTGGTGTTGAAAACTATGAGGCTGATGATGTCATAGGGACATTGACACATGCATATGCAGAATCACCTGATCATGAAGTGTATGTGATTACAGGGGATCGCGATTTATTACAATGTGTAAGTGACAACGTTTTTGTGTGGCTGATCAAAAAAGGCTTTACAGAATATAGTAAGTATGACAGAGCACGATTCGAATCTGAATATCAGTTAGAGCCGCCGCAACTCATTGATGTCAAAGCGTTTATGGGGGACACAGCAGATGGTTACCCAGGTGTAAAAGGCATAGGAGAGAAAACTGCGATCAAACTCATTCAACAATATGGTTCTGTTGAAAAAGTCATTGCGAACATGTCACAGCTCACGCCTGGGCAACAGAAAAAGATAGTGCAGGACATGCACAATTTACGTTTGTCAAAACAACTAGCAGCGATTGAATTGAATGTCCCTTTATCCATTGACACTTTATTTGAGGAAATGGCCCATCATGTCGAGTTAAATCACGTGTTGGCAGTATTAGATCAGCATGAATTGTTTGTTTCAAAACGTTTTGTACAAAATTTGTAA
- a CDS encoding YozE family protein, which yields MKDVSFYQFALTVRGRKDDAGQLAEQIFQDLSFPKYDKDFDALSEYIETEGNFTLPMSVFDDLYEEYQEWLQF from the coding sequence ATGAAAGATGTCTCATTCTATCAATTTGCATTAACTGTTCGTGGTCGTAAGGATGATGCAGGACAACTAGCAGAGCAAATTTTCCAAGATTTATCCTTTCCAAAATACGATAAAGATTTCGATGCGTTATCTGAATACATTGAGACAGAAGGCAATTTCACATTACCGATGTCTGTTTTTGATGACTTGTATGAAGAATATCAGGAATGGCTTCAATTTTAA
- a CDS encoding dihydrofolate reductase codes for MILSILVAHDQQRGIGFEGQLPWYLPNDLKHVKKLTTGHTLVMGRATYESIGKPLPHRRNVVITSNPDFKPEGVEVIHSIEEIDTIDDDHIFIFGGQTLFETFIDRVDDMYITVIDDKFQADTFFPPYTFEDWEVTSAVEGVVDEKNKYPHTFLHLTRK; via the coding sequence ATGATACTATCTATTTTAGTCGCACATGACCAACAACGTGGCATTGGCTTTGAAGGACAGTTACCGTGGTATTTACCCAATGACTTAAAACATGTTAAAAAACTCACAACTGGACATACACTCGTGATGGGACGCGCAACATATGAATCTATTGGTAAACCGTTACCTCATCGTAGAAATGTCGTTATTACAAGCAATCCCGATTTCAAACCAGAGGGGGTGGAGGTCATTCATAGTATTGAAGAAATTGATACGATTGACGACGACCACATCTTTATTTTTGGCGGTCAAACGTTATTCGAAACTTTTATTGACCGTGTTGACGATATGTATATCACTGTTATTGACGACAAATTCCAAGCGGACACATTTTTCCCACCTTACACATTTGAAGATTGGGAAGTAACATCTGCTGTAGAAGGTGTTGTGGATGAAAAGAATAAATATCCGCACACTTTTTTACATCTCACTCGAAAGTAA
- the msrA gene encoding peptide-methionine (S)-S-oxide reductase MsrA: MALATLAGGCFWCLVKPFDTFDGVERVTSGYSGGTVVNPTYEQVCTNTTGHVEAVQIEYDDNVISYDDILDIYFKTFDPTDKNGQFFDRGDSYRPVIFYHNEAQQQAALNKIDALNQSQIFSNPVVTPVEAYRNFYPAEEAHQDYYKKHPLHYAQYQRGSGRKAFIEKHWGD, from the coding sequence ATGGCTTTAGCAACTTTAGCAGGAGGATGTTTTTGGTGTCTCGTTAAACCTTTTGATACATTTGACGGTGTTGAACGTGTCACATCAGGTTATAGCGGTGGGACAGTAGTAAATCCAACCTATGAACAGGTTTGTACAAATACAACAGGCCATGTAGAGGCTGTACAAATTGAATACGATGACAATGTTATCAGTTATGATGATATTTTAGATATATATTTTAAAACGTTTGATCCAACAGATAAAAACGGTCAATTTTTTGATAGAGGCGACAGTTATAGACCTGTCATTTTTTATCACAATGAAGCGCAACAACAAGCCGCTCTGAATAAAATTGATGCGTTAAATCAATCCCAAATTTTTAGTAATCCTGTTGTGACGCCTGTCGAAGCATATCGCAATTTTTATCCAGCAGAAGAAGCACATCAAGATTATTATAAAAAACATCCGCTTCACTACGCACAATATCAACGCGGATCAGGACGTAAAGCGTTTATTGAAAAACATTGGGGGGATTAA
- a CDS encoding thymidylate synthase produces the protein MNPFDAAYHDLCKEVLEIGNQRDDRTATGTISKFGHQLRFDLSKGFPLLTTKKVSFKLVATELIWFIRGDTNLRYLLQYNNNIWNEWAFEKYVQSEDYNGPDMTDFGHRAQSDAAFAETYREEMAKFKQQILTDDDFMKKHGDLGNVYGKQWRNWVSAEGQQYDQLKTLIEQIKTNPNSRRHIISAWNPTEIETMALPPCHTLFQFYVQDNKLSCQLYQRSADIFLGVPFNIASYSLLTHLIAKECGLKVGEFVHTFGDAHIYSNHLDAVKTQLARSSFAPPELKINTDRSIFDIEYEDLEIVNYESHPAIKAPIAV, from the coding sequence ATGAATCCGTTTGATGCAGCTTATCATGATTTATGTAAAGAAGTATTAGAAATTGGCAATCAACGTGATGACCGAACAGCTACGGGAACAATTTCAAAATTTGGACATCAGTTGCGTTTTGACCTTTCAAAAGGCTTCCCATTGTTAACAACAAAAAAAGTCTCTTTTAAACTTGTTGCAACTGAATTGATTTGGTTTATTCGTGGCGATACTAATTTAAGATATTTATTACAATATAATAACAATATTTGGAACGAATGGGCCTTTGAAAAATATGTACAAAGCGAGGATTATAACGGTCCTGATATGACTGACTTTGGTCATAGAGCACAAAGTGACGCAGCATTTGCTGAAACTTATCGTGAGGAAATGGCAAAGTTTAAACAACAGATTTTAACTGATGATGATTTTATGAAAAAACACGGTGATTTAGGCAATGTCTATGGTAAGCAATGGCGTAACTGGGTCAGTGCAGAGGGTCAACAATATGATCAATTGAAAACGTTAATTGAACAAATTAAAACGAATCCTAACTCGCGTCGTCATATCATTAGTGCTTGGAATCCTACAGAAATTGAGACAATGGCGTTACCTCCTTGTCATACACTCTTTCAATTTTATGTACAAGACAATAAGCTGAGCTGTCAACTCTATCAACGGAGTGCCGACATTTTCTTAGGTGTCCCGTTTAATATTGCAAGCTATAGCTTATTAACACATTTAATTGCGAAAGAATGTGGCCTTAAAGTAGGCGAATTTGTGCACACATTTGGCGATGCACATATTTACAGTAACCATTTAGACGCTGTAAAAACACAATTGGCACGTTCAAGTTTCGCACCGCCTGAATTAAAAATCAATACAGATCGTTCCATTTTCGACATTGAATATGAAGATTTAGAGATTGTAAATTATGAATCTCATCCAGCAATTAAAGCGCCTATCGCGGTATAA
- a CDS encoding queuosine precursor transporter has protein sequence MYNEWLGLGSFIVTFVLMVVMFRLFGKSGLYAWVAIGTIIANIQVLKTVDIFTISATLGNVMFASIYLATDILNDIYGRKVAKKAVWLGFSSTFIMIIVMQVSLAFQPSQVDMAQDAMKVIFDVVPRIAFASIIAYIIGQHIDVLVFNMIKKVFRSDRTFFIRAYGSTTLSSIVDTALFVLIAFYGSLPNGVVLEIFISTYLLKLLTTVLNVPFGYWAKSLYRRNKIKDDML, from the coding sequence TTGTATAATGAATGGTTAGGTTTAGGGTCATTTATCGTTACTTTCGTACTCATGGTAGTGATGTTTCGACTTTTTGGTAAATCAGGTTTGTATGCTTGGGTTGCGATAGGCACGATTATCGCCAACATCCAAGTGCTTAAAACAGTAGATATATTTACGATTTCTGCAACATTAGGCAATGTGATGTTCGCATCGATTTATCTTGCAACAGACATTTTGAATGATATTTATGGACGTAAAGTCGCGAAAAAAGCGGTTTGGCTCGGCTTCTCGTCTACTTTTATTATGATTATTGTCATGCAAGTTTCGCTCGCGTTTCAACCGAGTCAAGTCGACATGGCGCAAGATGCAATGAAAGTAATTTTTGATGTCGTACCACGTATCGCTTTCGCATCAATTATCGCCTACATTATCGGGCAACATATTGATGTACTCGTCTTTAACATGATTAAAAAAGTATTTCGTTCAGATCGTACTTTTTTCATTCGCGCTTATGGGAGTACGACGTTAAGTTCGATTGTGGATACAGCGCTTTTCGTACTGATTGCTTTTTATGGTAGTTTACCAAACGGTGTCGTGCTAGAAATTTTCATCTCGACATATTTATTAAAATTATTAACGACTGTACTGAACGTCCCATTCGGTTATTGGGCAAAGTCACTTTATCGTCGCAACAAAATTAAAGACGATATGCTATAA
- the msrB gene encoding peptide-methionine (R)-S-oxide reductase MsrB: MIKKDKKDLTDLEYLVTQQDGTEPPFQNEYWNHFEKGVYVDKLSGKPLFTSDDKFESDCGWPSFSKAIDDQDIIELVDKSFGMLRTEVRSEGSNSHLGHVFNDGPKERGGLRYCINSAAIQFIPYEKLESLGYGDLVKLFDQ, from the coding sequence ATGATTAAAAAAGATAAAAAAGATTTAACAGACTTGGAGTACCTCGTCACACAACAAGACGGCACAGAACCACCATTTCAAAATGAATATTGGAACCACTTTGAAAAGGGTGTCTATGTGGACAAACTTTCGGGCAAACCGTTATTTACGTCAGATGATAAATTTGAATCTGACTGTGGCTGGCCAAGTTTTTCAAAAGCTATCGACGACCAAGACATTATTGAATTGGTAGACAAATCGTTTGGCATGTTGAGAACAGAAGTCCGCTCTGAAGGAAGCAATAGTCATTTAGGACATGTGTTCAACGACGGCCCGAAAGAGCGTGGTGGCTTGCGCTATTGTATCAATTCTGCTGCAATCCAATTCATACCGTATGAAAAGCTCGAATCGTTAGGCTATGGTGATTTAGTCAAACTTTTCGACCAATAA
- a CDS encoding S41 family peptidase, with protein MKDSPNQRKTPRYVSLKTFILSIILTILLTGLIVFGFNHYFHQYSKDQKISENAQKLSEVYEILASDFYQKQDKDQLLDEAIHGMTKSLKDPYTEYLSKEQTASFHEDVSGDFVGIGAELQQKGKQIIITSPMQDSPAEKAGLKPRDELIAIDGKSVKGQALDAIIPKVRGKKGTEVKLTVKRNGEEKELTVTRDKIHVKSVKYEKHGDVGVFKINKFQEGTAGELKSAIQQAQKSGIKNIVLDLRNNPGGLLDEAVKMANIFLDKDETVVKLEKGDQKESINTSNEPLEGVKDLKVSILLNEGSASASEVFSGALHDHKVAKIYGEKSFGKGIVQTTREFEDGSLLKFTEMKWLTPNDHYIHGKGIQPDVLVKGADYENISMIPSKTTYQLGQQDKHIKSIKIGLKALGYDVGTIDEHYDEQLTAAVKQFQQKNDLTANGMFNKETNGVFTERLVEKASSEDPMLEQTLKKVEE; from the coding sequence TTGAAAGATTCACCAAATCAAAGAAAAACACCTAGATATGTCTCATTAAAAACATTTATTTTAAGTATCATCCTTACAATATTGTTGACAGGATTGATTGTTTTTGGCTTCAATCACTATTTCCATCAATATAGTAAAGATCAAAAAATTAGCGAAAATGCTCAAAAATTAAGTGAAGTTTATGAAATTTTGGCATCAGATTTTTATCAAAAGCAAGATAAAGATCAATTGCTGGACGAAGCCATTCATGGGATGACCAAAAGTTTGAAAGACCCCTATACAGAATATTTATCAAAAGAACAAACAGCTTCTTTTCATGAAGATGTTTCCGGAGATTTCGTCGGTATCGGTGCGGAACTACAACAAAAAGGAAAGCAAATTATCATTACGAGTCCCATGCAAGATTCACCCGCTGAAAAAGCAGGTTTGAAACCGCGTGATGAACTCATTGCAATCGATGGTAAGTCGGTCAAAGGACAAGCGCTTGATGCAATTATTCCTAAAGTCCGTGGTAAAAAAGGGACTGAAGTGAAATTAACGGTTAAACGTAACGGTGAAGAAAAGGAACTCACTGTGACACGAGATAAAATTCATGTCAAAAGTGTGAAATATGAGAAGCATGGCGATGTCGGTGTGTTTAAAATTAATAAATTCCAAGAAGGCACAGCGGGAGAGTTAAAATCAGCAATACAGCAAGCACAAAAGTCAGGTATTAAAAATATCGTCCTTGATTTACGCAACAATCCGGGTGGTCTCCTTGATGAAGCTGTAAAAATGGCGAATATTTTCCTTGATAAAGATGAAACGGTCGTTAAATTAGAAAAAGGCGATCAAAAAGAATCGATTAATACATCAAATGAACCTTTAGAAGGTGTGAAAGATTTAAAAGTATCGATTTTACTAAATGAAGGTTCAGCAAGTGCTTCCGAAGTCTTTTCTGGAGCATTACATGATCATAAAGTAGCCAAAATTTATGGTGAAAAATCATTCGGTAAAGGGATTGTACAGACAACGCGTGAATTTGAAGACGGTTCATTATTAAAATTCACTGAAATGAAATGGCTCACACCAAATGACCATTACATTCACGGTAAAGGGATTCAACCCGATGTTCTTGTTAAAGGTGCGGATTATGAAAACATCTCTATGATTCCTTCTAAAACAACATATCAACTCGGTCAACAGGACAAACATATTAAATCGATTAAAATCGGTCTTAAAGCACTCGGCTATGACGTCGGTACCATTGATGAACATTATGACGAACAATTGACTGCCGCAGTGAAACAGTTCCAACAAAAAAATGATTTAACGGCAAATGGTATGTTTAACAAAGAGACAAATGGTGTATTTACAGAAAGACTTGTCGAGAAAGCATCGTCTGAAGATCCGATGTTAGAACAAACATTGAAAAAAGTAGAGGAGTGA
- a CDS encoding virulence factor, with protein sequence MEIIKVEPTPSPNTMKIILSEKRQDNHSKTYTEVTDGQPHFINAILQVEGVKSVFHVLDFIAVDKTPKADWETVLPLVTASLNQDQQQSDTTQPEPDTHFGEVNAEVLKFKNIPYQVKLTTPKEEKRQQLNDMFVNAMLETQEPHDNVVFLRKWETLGVRYGDLDDVMQSVVEEVNALYPEHVLNQLVEEAKNTDVTVPQKQYVHVTLETYQQESDWKARLRMLKSFPTPTTDDFPLLDYALNEDKVPLRREAVVLLSMIEDRETLPYLYKGLHDKSPAVRRTAGDSLSDLGFKEALPEMEKALNDPQKIVRWRAAMFLFDEGGPGQLATLKAHQNDPAYEVKLQIEMAITRIENGEEALGSVWKQIANRNQ encoded by the coding sequence ATGGAAATCATTAAGGTCGAACCTACGCCTAGTCCGAATACAATGAAAATTATTTTATCCGAAAAAAGACAAGACAATCATTCAAAAACTTATACGGAAGTCACAGACGGTCAACCACACTTTATCAACGCCATATTACAAGTTGAAGGTGTGAAATCTGTCTTTCATGTATTAGATTTTATTGCCGTTGATAAAACACCTAAAGCAGACTGGGAGACTGTGTTACCTCTCGTTACGGCGTCACTCAATCAAGACCAACAACAAAGCGACACGACGCAACCTGAACCGGATACACATTTTGGTGAGGTCAACGCCGAGGTACTTAAGTTTAAAAATATTCCTTACCAAGTGAAATTGACGACACCTAAAGAAGAAAAGCGTCAACAATTGAACGACATGTTCGTCAATGCAATGCTCGAAACACAAGAACCGCATGATAATGTTGTCTTTTTACGTAAATGGGAAACATTAGGTGTCCGATATGGCGATTTAGACGATGTCATGCAAAGTGTTGTAGAAGAAGTTAATGCGCTTTATCCTGAACACGTTTTAAATCAACTCGTAGAAGAGGCGAAAAATACTGATGTGACAGTGCCACAAAAACAATATGTGCATGTGACATTAGAAACATATCAACAAGAATCTGATTGGAAAGCACGTTTACGTATGTTGAAATCTTTTCCAACACCTACAACCGATGACTTTCCATTACTTGATTATGCGTTGAATGAGGATAAAGTACCATTACGCCGTGAAGCAGTTGTATTGCTCAGCATGATTGAAGATCGAGAAACTTTGCCATACTTATATAAAGGACTACACGATAAAAGTCCTGCAGTGAGACGAACAGCTGGTGATAGTTTAAGTGATTTAGGCTTTAAAGAGGCTTTACCTGAAATGGAAAAAGCATTGAATGATCCACAAAAAATTGTGCGATGGCGTGCAGCAATGTTTCTTTTTGATGAAGGCGGACCAGGACAACTGGCAACACTGAAAGCACATCAAAATGACCCAGCTTATGAAGTGAAGTTGCAAATTGAAATGGCCATTACACGTATCGAAAACGGGGAAGAAGCACTTGGATCAGTGTGGAAACAGATCGCAAATCGTAATCAATAA
- a CDS encoding GNAT family N-acetyltransferase encodes MALLRKATLQDLDTIEQLTEEAKTLMIKDDNPQWDHRYPLKTHFKTDIESGSLFVYDDDVIQGFIVIDQQAPDWYDTLEWPVDKSQAYVIHRLVASPQYRGTAQALMTFAIALAKEHDIDILLTDTFSQNQRAQRLFDKYGFIKIGEMTSTEFPFDKGKPFYAYYKKLTE; translated from the coding sequence ATGGCCTTGTTAAGAAAAGCAACATTGCAAGATCTCGATACGATTGAACAATTGACTGAAGAAGCAAAAACACTCATGATTAAAGATGACAACCCACAATGGGACCATCGCTATCCTTTAAAGACACATTTTAAAACGGATATTGAATCAGGTAGCCTTTTTGTCTATGATGATGATGTGATTCAAGGCTTTATCGTGATTGATCAACAAGCACCAGATTGGTACGATACACTCGAATGGCCGGTCGACAAATCACAAGCATACGTGATTCATCGCCTTGTAGCCTCGCCACAATATCGTGGAACAGCTCAAGCGTTGATGACCTTTGCGATTGCATTAGCAAAAGAGCACGACATTGATATTCTATTAACGGATACTTTTTCACAAAATCAACGTGCACAACGATTATTTGATAAATATGGCTTCATTAAAATCGGTGAAATGACAAGTACAGAATTCCCTTTTGATAAAGGCAAACCATTTTACGCATACTATAAAAAATTAACAGAATAG
- a CDS encoding ribonuclease HI family protein, translating into MAKIYFDAATKGNPGLSACGVVIVTENERYTFTKVLDELDNHSAEWEALLFALEQAKTLAVANALVLTDSQLIEDAVNREFVKNGRFKPYLERYLQMTNDFELAFVKWVPRAQNKAANQLAQDALYQALGRS; encoded by the coding sequence TTGGCTAAAATATATTTTGATGCAGCAACGAAAGGCAATCCCGGATTAAGTGCATGTGGTGTCGTTATCGTAACAGAAAATGAACGCTATACATTTACAAAAGTGCTAGATGAGTTAGACAATCATAGTGCTGAATGGGAAGCGTTACTGTTTGCGTTAGAGCAAGCGAAAACATTAGCAGTTGCGAATGCCTTAGTTTTGACGGATTCACAGTTAATTGAAGACGCAGTGAATCGTGAGTTTGTGAAAAATGGACGTTTTAAACCTTATTTGGAGCGTTATTTACAAATGACGAATGACTTTGAATTGGCATTTGTCAAATGGGTTCCACGGGCACAGAATAAAGCTGCGAATCAATTAGCACAAGATGCATTGTATCAAGCGTTAGGTCGTTCGTAG